The Bacteroidales bacterium genomic sequence TTGCGGCAATTAATCAACAAAAACCCATTTATTCGAAGTAAAAGTCGCTTTTAATTCGTGCCAGCGCATCGTCGCGGAAATGAAAAATATAGCGCAAGGTTCCGTCTGAATTGGCAAGTTGAATGGTATTTCCTACCGGCCGGTTTATCCCGAAAATTGAGCGGAAGGTTGTTTTGCTCATACCCGGGTGCACACATGAATCTAAATACAATTCCGGAGAAGTGAGGTGAAAGTAGATCATGAAGTCCTTTTCCCGGCTTCTGTAAAATTTAATGGTGTCCCGGCTTCCTGAAAAATGATAAATGGTATCTATTCGTGAGGAGTTATGAATATTACGAAAAGGTTCCTTTCTTAAGGGCAGCATTTTAGGGTGGTTTTTCAGGAGTGATTGCATGGTAAAAGCGTCAGCGGCCTTATTGGCAAAACTGTCAGCGATAAATACCGGTGTCTCTTGTGTTAACTTTTGGGAATACCTGGTCTCTATTTTCAGCGTATCACATGCTTCATCTGAGATTTTGGTGGCATCCTTTTTAATATTACAGCCAACAAGGATAACCATTGTTATCAGTAAGATGTGTATAAGCAGGTGTTTTATCATTGTTTCCGTATTACGAAAATGTATAATGTATATAAATTGCCAGTGATACTGCCTGGTTTAGGATTGAATCCCTTCATCTTTAAAAACCAAAGATAATAAATATAAACAGGAAAATCATCCGGGCTAAAAGAATTATCTGACTCTTGGGGGATTAGTTACCGTAGTATGTTCTGAAACAAAATACATTTTGTTCTTTTTGCCTTCAAATTTAAAGGTTTCTGATTTTTCTCCTTTACCGGAGAATGCTTTTACTTCAAGCATATTTTTGCCTTCTTTCAGAGGAATTCTTGTATAGTGGATCGAGTAGGGGAGGGTTTGCCAGTTTCTGGTATCTGCCTTTTCGGTAAGGGTGTTGACAATATTTATAATGGTTCCCAGATTTTCATCTTCTTCATCGGCCAAAGCCTCTAAAGCTTTCTTGGTGGCTATTCTCAAGATGGCATTTCCCATTTCCCTCAGCATTCGGTCCCGCAGGGTTTTGAATGCTATTTCGTTGATGTCCTGGGCCAATTCAAAGGAATATTTTTGATTCTGCGTATAGACTGCTGCATCCTTATAAACGGGTTTCCTTTCTACGTATTTGGGGAATGCAACTTTGAAAAACCGGAGCTCGGAAAAAGCTTCCTTTTCTTTTTTGCTCTTGTCTCCTATATAAATGGGGAAAGAAACATCCAGTTCCCTGCTCTGCATAATCACGTAATTTTCCCTGGGACTGGGAACCTTTGTAAAATGGATGCTCCATTCGTCTTTTACGGGGCCAAATCCGTTCAGCCAAAAAAAGATCACCTCACCGTGTTCTTTAGGCTGATAATCATATTCTATATTGAAAAGATTCTCATAATGCCTTACTTCATCCTGAAATCCTGTAAGATAAGCGGTTCTTAACAGGTCTTTTTTTAGCTGGCCGGGAACAGCCATATTGAAATATTCCGTATAATCCTCCTTATAGGCCTCGAAGGCATTCCGGTAGGCAATGAAGGCATTGTTGTAGTCTCCGTCCGCCTCATAGATCATACCCATCAGATTATGCGCAAATGCGTCCCGCTGATAGCGGTTTTTATGGTCCTGGTATTTGTCGTTGAGTTGATTTAATCGGATGTTTATTCGCCGGCACTCTACCAGGGCGCCTTCATAGTCATTGAGTTGTATATAGTTCAATGCGGTAAAATAATGAAGCATGACCGCCTCAAAATCTTCGGGTTTATAAGGTTTCACCGTAGGATTTGTAACCAGAGAGAGGGCTTCCAGTCCGTAGTTTTTTATATAGTCTTCTATTATCCGGTCTGCTTTTTGAAAATGCCGGTTGCTTTCCTCATATTGGTCAAGCATCCATCCTACATAACCATGATTCAGATAAAACAGCAGTTTATTCTTGCCTTCCTTTTCATGCTGATTATTCTGTAACCATTGATCCGCTTTCTGGAAGTTACCGCTTGTAATATATTGTTGAAACTGTTGGTGTTGTTGATAATAAGTGGCACATCCTCCTGCTATGATTCCAAACAAAAGGAACAGGAGCATTTGTTTTTTTCGTTTGGAGTTTAACATGAATATCTGAAAAAATAATCGACCAGGGCTTAATTATTGATGTATTTTCTGATTTTCTTATCCCCTATCCACACAATTTCATTGGTCTCTAAATTAGCCAATTCAAGGTTTACCTGATAATTGACCACTTTTTCGTTCCTGTAGGAATCCACGATGCTGTTGATGGTGCCCTGCAGCATGAAGTCGGCCCCCAATTCCTGCCCCCATTGTTTTGCCGTTTTTGAGGAAGCAAAGTCCTGCTGGTCGGCTCTCTCTGCTCTCAGTTCGTCCCTTTTGTCTCCGGCCTGAACAAGTCGGGCAGAACCATCCTTTATAACGGCCTTTTCAATATCCTTAATGAATGTTTCTGCATTAATGTGTTCATGGCTTTTGTTTCTCACCAGTCCTACAATCAATATAGGGCGTGCACCATGGTGGTTTTGTTTATAGTTCTCAAGCCATTGCCCGTTGAGTACCTGGTCTGTTAAAGCTTCTGCCACCATGCGTGAATCGGTATCGTTCCATCGTCCGCTCAGGTCTATCTGCTCGTCGCTGTCAATTCTTCTTACTTCCCTTTGGGGGCTGCAGCTATTAAGGGCCATTGTTATGGAAAAGACCAATAAAAGAACCGGGAATGATTTTCTCATGTAATTATGGTTTAAATATTTTATTTAAGATTATCGATCAGTGTTTTCATTTCTTTTTTCAATTCGTCGCTGACGGGTACCAGGGGCAACCGCAGATTATTCTCAATAATACCTTTGATGTTCAATGCACATTTTATGCCAGCCGGATTGCCTTCGGCAAATAATTTTTCTATAATGGGCAACATTTTGTAATGGATTTCGCGGGCCGATTGAAAATCATTTTTTAAGGCATAATTGATCATTGTGGTCCATTCTTTCGGGAAAGCATTTCCTGCCACTGAAATGACCCCTTCAATTCCAATGGCCATTAAAGGAAGGGTAATACCATCTTCACCTGAAACGACCGTAAAATCCTCTGGTTTATTTTGGATGATATGCATGGCCTGTGTGAAACTTCCCGAAGCTTCTTTGACCGCAACAATATTGTCAAAATCTTTAGCCAGTTGCACTATGGTTTCCGGCGCGATATTTTTGCCCGTACGGCCGGGCACATTGTATAAGATGACCGGAACCGGACTTTTTTCGGCAATAGCCTTAAAATGCTGATAGAGCCCTTTCTGTGTTGGTTTGTTGTAATAGGGGGTTACCGAAAGAATTCCATCAATACCATTAAAATCAGTATTTTCTATTTTTTCAAGAATGGCGGCTGTATGATTTCCGCCAATTCCAAGCACAAAGGGTAATTTTCCCTGATTTGCCTCTTTCACGGTATCCACAACGGCTTTTTTTTCATCGTCTTTGAGGGTTACCGATTCTCCTGTTGTACCTAATATAACCAAAAAATCAATGCCGTTTTCCCGCAGGAAATGGATGTGGTTCTTTAATGCGTCATGATCTATGGAATGATCTTTTTTAAAGGGCGTAGCTACAGCAACACCTGTACCAGCAAATTTCTGGGTAAACATAACATTACTCCTCTTTATTGATTCGACTTATGTAATATTTGACTTGTTCTATAAAATACTTGATATCTTGACGCTCGTCAATCCGAAACATCATATCGTGTTCTTTGCCCGATTCTGATTCCATCCCGATTTTAAAGCGAGCTCTGGAGAGATTATTGACATATTTGGTGGGAAACTGATCCGGAGGGGTGAGATCAAACAGTATGTCAAAAGGTTTGGCTGTGAATTTTTCTATAATGGGATCATTGGGGATATACAGCCAGTTTAGATCTTTGATGGTGAATATATTGATGCGACTCACACCGATATAGTTGTTTGGGATTTCTTTTTCCGGACAGTAAGCAAGCGTAAAGGTTTGTAGTTTTTTTCCGGACAAAAAATCAAGGAATTCTTTTATGGTTTGATAGGACTGCCCGTGGTCCAGCGAAAACAATACCCCTACTGTTTGAGCAGTATCAAAGTTAAAAACTGCTTTTTTCCTTTTAAAAGCTTTTTGTCTTCTTTTTAACAGCCAGTTGGCCAGTTTTAATTTTGGCTTTTTCAAGATATTCACTTTATAATAATTTTCAGGTATCAAATATATACATTTCTTAAAAGACTAATGACGGATCATTTTTAAAAAATCTTCTTCTGATATGATCGGCACCCCGTTTTTTTTGGCTTTTTCCAGTTTTTTGGGTCCAATATCCTTACCCGCCAAAAGATAATCCGTTTTGGAAGATACTGAAGAAGTATTCTTTCCACCGTGTTTTTGAATCATTTCCTTCAGTTCTTCCCGTGAATGTTGGTTAAAGGTACCGGATATGACGATGTTTTTATCCTCAAGGTCGTTACTGACCGTTTCGGTGGTTTCTTCTTCCATTTCGAGTTTTACCCCGGCCTTTTTCAGTTTGTCAATGATTTCAAGGTTCCTTGGGTTTTGGAAATATTCCAGGATGCTTTCGGCTATGCGGGGACCGATCTCATTGATTTCGATCAGTTCCTCATAGGTGGCATTGGCCAGTTTATCTATGGATCGAAAATGTTCTGCAATTGTTCTGGCAACTGCTGCTCCAACGAATCTTATGCCCAGTGCATAAAGGACACGAGGGAAAGGAACTTCCTTCGATTTTTGAATGCTGTTGATAAGATTTTGGGCCGACTTATCCGCAAAACGCTCCAGTGTCAAAAGGTCTTCTTTTTTGAGAAAGTACAGGTCACCAAAGTCTTTCACAAGGTTTTTCCTGTAAAGCGCATCTATGGTAGCTTCTGCTGCTTCAATATCCATGGCCCTTCTGGATACGAAATGTTCAATCTTTCCTTTTATTTGAGGCGGACACCCGGTTTCATTCGGGCAATAGTGCCGGGCCTCGCCCCGAGGCTTGACCAGTTCGGTCCCACATTCGGGGCAATGCCTGGGAAATTTAATTTCATGGCTTTCCCCCGATCTCTTTTCCTTATTCACACCTACGATCTTGGGTATAATCTCTCCGCCCTTCTCAATATAAACGCTGTCATTAATCCTGACATCCAGTAGTTTGACCTGATCCTCGTTGTGCAGGGATGCGCGTTTTACGATGGTGCCACTAAGATGTACCGGCTCCAGATTGGCTACGGGCGTGACGGCGCCGGTCCGCCCAACCTGAAAGTCTACGCTCAACACCTGGGTTTCTACCTGTTCGGCTTTAAATTTATATGCTATGGCCCACCGTGGGGATTTGGCTGTGTATCCCAGTTCTTCCTGCTGGTCGTAGGAATTCAACTTGATCACCACCCCGTCTATATCATAGGGCAGGTTTTCCCTTTCTCGATCCCAGTAATTGATGTAATCAAAAATTTCGTCAATATTCCGGCATTTTTGTAACTGGGCCGAGATTTTGAATCCCCATTCTTTGGCTTTTATTAAATTTTCATAATGATACCGGTAGGGCAGTTTTTCTCCTGCCAGGGAATAAAGAAAGCAGTCAAGGGGGCGTTTTGCCACCATGGCTGAATTTTGAAGTTTTAAAGTACCGGCCGCAGCATTTCTGGGATTGGCAAATGGCGCCTCTCCATTCTTTTCCTTTTCATTATTAATTTGTTCAAAAGCCTGATGGGAAAATATGATCTCTCCCCTGATCACAAATTCAGGGGGATAGTCTTTTTTTCTCAAACTCAGCGGAATGCTTTTGATGGTTTTGACATTATCCGTTACATCATCACCCTGAATGCCGTCGCCCCGGGTTACTGCCTGTTCGAGCCTGCCATTCCGGTAGGTGAGGGAAATGGCAACCCCGTCATACTTGAGTTCACACACATATTCAATGGGTCCTGTGATCTCTTTTTTAATCCTTTGTTCAAATTCGGTGACCTCTTGAGGGGAGTAGGTGTTGGCCAGGGAATACATGGGATAACGATGCTTCGCCTGGGTGAATTCCTTGTTGAGGTCACTCCCTATACGTTGTGAAGGAGAATGTTCATCCTTTAAGTCGGGAAATTGTTCTTCAAGACGGATGAGCTCATTCATTAATGAGTCATATTCAAAGTCACTGATGGTAGGCTGGGCCAGTACATAGTATTTATAATTGTGTTCTTCAATCTCTTCCCTTAATTTTTTTATTCTTTCCTTCGCTTCTTCCTTATTCATTCGTGTAAAGCCTAATTATAGGTTCATAGTTCAATTAAATAATATCTTAAAGTTCGAATGTTGTGCTTCCCCGCCATGGAACCCGCATGCTTTATTCATTGCCTTGTTGTAAAGGTTCCTGGATGCGGGTTTCATTCGGTTAACAGTTTATTCAAGCTTTGAATTCTAATTTGATTTACAGGCTAAATTCATACACTCTGCTTGTATTGCCATGGAGCCCGCATGTTAATCATCTTCTTGTTGTAAAGGTTCCTGGATGCGGGTTTCATTATTAAAACGGGTTTGCACAAAATTAAAAAGCACTGATGAAAGAACAAGATATGGAAACCCTTCTTTCCAGCTCCTTTGTGAGTTGTTCCTATGTATAAAAACAGGGCTGTTCAAAAAGTTTTTATCTTCCTTGTGAAAGCCCTTTTATAACCTTTCCGGGTTCATTTAATAAAACACACACAATTACAAAATATACCCGCAGCCCACACAAAGAATTCAGATCACCGGTCTTTTTGAATTGATAACTTTTTGAACAGCCATTCAAGCCTTTGAATCATGCACGGAGCATAATTGGTGTTTGNNNNNNNNNNNNNNNNNNNNNNNNNNNNNNNNNNNNNNNNNNNNNNNNNNNNNNNNNNNNCTAATTATTTCTGAAATTTACCCATTAGTTCAGCCCATGCTATGGTGTGTTCCTCTACTTTTTGGTCGAATTCTTCCATAGAGTTAATGCTGCCCAGATTTTCAACATCAAGGGCATGGAGCCTGAAATAATATCTGTGAACCCCGGAAGGCGGACATGGTCCTCCATAATCTTCCTTTCCAAAGTTGTTCTCAACTTGTTTGCCTGGTACCGAATTTTCCTTAATTTCCCTGACATCTTTGTCAATGTCATAGACCAACCAGTGAACAAACGTTCCGATGGGTGCATCGGGATCTTTCACGCTTAAAGCAAAACTTTTCGTGCCTTCGGGAACATTTTCCCATCGCAGTTCGGGATTTAGATCCTCTCCTTTGCAGGAATACTTTTTGGGGATAAATTCCTCGTTTTTGAATGCCGGACTATAAAGTTCCATAGCAACACCTCCTGATTTTTCTGGTTTTTTATTTTTTTGTTTGGTGAACGATTGCAATCCCACAATGAAAACAACCAATATCAATCCAATTGTGATAATGAAATACCGTTGGATATCCTTTTTTGTCATTTTTTTGAATGCATTGATAGATTTTCAAAAGTACATAAATTACACAGGATTGTCAATATATAAAATCAATTCTTATTCACTCTGCTGTCAGAAATTTTATACCTGCTCCATTTTTATTATATTGCCGCCCTGATATGTTGAATTTTGCCTGCATTATTCACAAACGAATCCCGCTGGTAAGCGGGAAAGTTTGTGAATGCGGGATGGTTTGTGGGGTGGATGAAGGTCCGCCTGCGCTAGCTTCGGTTGCTTACGCTAAAGCTTCAGCGACAGCGTGCGGGCAGGCTCGCCTTCGCGAAGCTTCGGCGGAGCAAGGCAACCCCGCATTAGAAAAACCAGCTTTTTGCAAAAAAATGAAGCAAAAAGCTAGGTTTTTCAATAGCGTCAGAATTATTTTTGAATAATTCGGGTTAGGAGGTCAAATGATAATGTAAAAGGTTCATGGCTTTTTTCTGGCTTTTAAACTGAAAAATGGATATTTCCGGTATGTTAAGCTGAAATAGCTGAAGCCTTTTTTTCAAAAAAATAGGATTGAAATGAAAGATATCAATGAGTTCAAACGTCATGCCCATGAAGTGGTTGAATGGATAGCCCGTTATTTTGAAGAAATAGAAAATTATCCGGTCAAATCACAGGTTGAACCCGGAGAGATTGATCGGGAGCTGCCCGATCAGATGCCGGAGCAAGGAGAAAACATTTCTCAGATCCTCTCTGACTTTGATGATATTTTGATGAAGGGCATCACCCATTGGCAGAGCCCGAAGTTTTTTGCCTATTTTCCTGCCAATTCCAGCCTGCCTTCATTGCTGGCCGAAATGATAACTGCAGCCATCGGAGCCCAGTGTATGAAATGGGAAACCTCTCCGGCGGCGGCTGAGCTTGAAGAAAAGGTTATGAACTGGTTGAAAGGGGCTACCGGTCTTCCCGTTGATTTTCAGGGTACCATCCAGGATTCTGCCTCAACAGCCACGCTGGTTTCCTTGCTAACGGCAAGAGAGAAATTTACGGATTACAGGATTAATGAAGAGGGTTTTAGAGACAGCGGGCCTTTTAGGATTTATTGTTCTGAAGAAACCCACTCTTCCATAGAAAAAGGTGTAAAGATCGCAGGCTTTGGAAGAGAAAATCTGGTCAGGGTGGAAGTGGATGATTATTACCGGCTTAGGCCTGATAAATTAGACGAAGCCATTGAGCGGGATCAGGAACAGGGGAGGGTGCCTTTGTGTATCATTGCCACAATAGGTACTACGGGTTCAACAGCTATTGATCCTTTGGCTGAAATCGCCCGGATAAGGAAGAAACATAAACTTTGGCTTCATGTGGATGCCGCTTATGCAGGATCCACCCTGATCCTTCCCGAATATCAGTGGATGATTAAAGGGGTACAGGAAGCCGATACGTTCGTATTCAACCCCCATAAATGGCTCTTTACGAATTTCGATTGTTCTGCCTATTTTGTCAGGGACAAGCAGGCCCTGGTGCGTACATTTCAACTCGTACCCGAATATCTGAAAACCCGTTCGGATGAGGAGGTAAACAATTACTCGGACTGGACCATTCCGCTGGGAAGGCGTTTCCGCGCACTGAAGCTTTGGTTTGTCCTGAGGTATTATGGCCTTGAAGGATTGCAGCAAAAGCTCAGGGAACATATTGCAATGGCCGGGGATATGAAACAATGGATTGAACAGCACGATGA encodes the following:
- a CDS encoding penicillin-binding protein activator LpoB; amino-acid sequence: MRKSFPVLLLVFSITMALNSCSPQREVRRIDSDEQIDLSGRWNDTDSRMVAEALTDQVLNGQWLENYKQNHHGARPILIVGLVRNKSHEHINAETFIKDIEKAVIKDGSARLVQAGDKRDELRAERADQQDFASSKTAKQWGQELGADFMLQGTINSIVDSYRNEKVVNYQVNLELANLETNEIVWIGDKKIRKYINN
- a CDS encoding 4-hydroxy-tetrahydrodipicolinate synthase, whose protein sequence is MFTQKFAGTGVAVATPFKKDHSIDHDALKNHIHFLRENGIDFLVILGTTGESVTLKDDEKKAVVDTVKEANQGKLPFVLGIGGNHTAAILEKIENTDFNGIDGILSVTPYYNKPTQKGLYQHFKAIAEKSPVPVILYNVPGRTGKNIAPETIVQLAKDFDNIVAVKEASGSFTQAMHIIQNKPEDFTVVSGEDGITLPLMAIGIEGVISVAGNAFPKEWTTMINYALKNDFQSAREIHYKMLPIIEKLFAEGNPAGIKCALNIKGIIENNLRLPLVPVSDELKKEMKTLIDNLK
- a CDS encoding aminotransferase class I/II-fold pyridoxal phosphate-dependent enzyme, coding for MKDINEFKRHAHEVVEWIARYFEEIENYPVKSQVEPGEIDRELPDQMPEQGENISQILSDFDDILMKGITHWQSPKFFAYFPANSSLPSLLAEMITAAIGAQCMKWETSPAAAELEEKVMNWLKGATGLPVDFQGTIQDSASTATLVSLLTAREKFTDYRINEEGFRDSGPFRIYCSEETHSSIEKGVKIAGFGRENLVRVEVDDYYRLRPDKLDEAIERDQEQGRVPLCIIATIGTTGSTAIDPLAEIARIRKKHKLWLHVDAAYAGSTLILPEYQWMIKGVQEADTFVFNPHKWLFTNFDCSAYFVRDKQALVRTFQLVPEYLKTRSDEEVNNYSDWTIPLGRRFRALKLWFVLRYYGLEGLQQKLREHIAMAGDMKQWIEQHD
- a CDS encoding YbhB/YbcL family Raf kinase inhibitor-like protein, with the protein product MTKKDIQRYFIITIGLILVVFIVGLQSFTKQKNKKPEKSGGVAMELYSPAFKNEEFIPKKYSCKGEDLNPELRWENVPEGTKSFALSVKDPDAPIGTFVHWLVYDIDKDVREIKENSVPGKQVENNFGKEDYGGPCPPSGVHRYYFRLHALDVENLGSINSMEEFDQKVEEHTIAWAELMGKFQK
- the ligA gene encoding NAD-dependent DNA ligase LigA yields the protein MNKEEAKERIKKLREEIEEHNYKYYVLAQPTISDFEYDSLMNELIRLEEQFPDLKDEHSPSQRIGSDLNKEFTQAKHRYPMYSLANTYSPQEVTEFEQRIKKEITGPIEYVCELKYDGVAISLTYRNGRLEQAVTRGDGIQGDDVTDNVKTIKSIPLSLRKKDYPPEFVIRGEIIFSHQAFEQINNEKEKNGEAPFANPRNAAAGTLKLQNSAMVAKRPLDCFLYSLAGEKLPYRYHYENLIKAKEWGFKISAQLQKCRNIDEIFDYINYWDRERENLPYDIDGVVIKLNSYDQQEELGYTAKSPRWAIAYKFKAEQVETQVLSVDFQVGRTGAVTPVANLEPVHLSGTIVKRASLHNEDQVKLLDVRINDSVYIEKGGEIIPKIVGVNKEKRSGESHEIKFPRHCPECGTELVKPRGEARHYCPNETGCPPQIKGKIEHFVSRRAMDIEAAEATIDALYRKNLVKDFGDLYFLKKEDLLTLERFADKSAQNLINSIQKSKEVPFPRVLYALGIRFVGAAVARTIAEHFRSIDKLANATYEELIEINEIGPRIAESILEYFQNPRNLEIIDKLKKAGVKLEMEEETTETVSNDLEDKNIVISGTFNQHSREELKEMIQKHGGKNTSSVSSKTDYLLAGKDIGPKKLEKAKKNGVPIISEEDFLKMIRH